Proteins co-encoded in one Xyrauchen texanus isolate HMW12.3.18 chromosome 19, RBS_HiC_50CHRs, whole genome shotgun sequence genomic window:
- the LOC127660184 gene encoding kinesin-like protein KIF3A has product MPSHKLDKPEKLEVSDNVKVVVRCRPLNEKEKVMGHKKSVSVDEIRGTITVNKLDISSEPPKTFTFDTVFGPESKQLDVYNLTARPIVDSVLEGYNGTIFAYGQTGTGKTFTMEGVRAVPELRGIIPNSFAHIFGHIAKAEGDTRFLVRVSYLEIYNEEVRDLLGKDQMQRLEVKERPDVGVYIKDLSGYVVNNADDMDRIMTLGHKNRSVGSTNMNEHSSRSHAIFTITIECSEKGIDGDQHVRMGKLHLVDLAGSERQGKTGATGQRLKEATKINLSLSTLGNVISALVDGKSTHVPYRNSKLTRLLQDSLGGNSKTMMCANIGPADYNYDETISTLRYANRAKNIKNKARINEDPKDALLRQFQKEIEELKKKLEEGEEISGSDGSGSDDMDEGEDDVGDGGERRRKRRGRKKVSPDKMVEMQAKIEEERKALEAKLDMEEEERNKARAELEKREKDLLKAQQEHHLLLEKLSSLEKRVIVGGVDLLAKAEEQEKLLDESNSELEERRKRAEQLRKELEEKEQERLDIEEKYTSLQEEAQGKTKKLKKVWTMLMAAKSEMADLQQEHHREIEGLLENIRQLSRELRLQMLIIDNFIPQEYQEMIENYVHWNEDIGEWQLKCVAYTGNNMRKQTPVSDNKEKDPFEVDLSHVYLAYTEESMRQSLMKLERPRTSKSGKSRPKTGRRKRSSKPEAVIESLLQ; this is encoded by the exons ATGCCG AGTCATAAGCTGGATAAACCGGAGAAGCTGGAGGTGAGTGATAATGTGAAGGTGGTGGTGAGATGTCGACCCCTCAATGAGAAAGAGAAGGTAATGGGACACAAGAAATCTGTGTCTGTGGATGAGATCAGAGGAACCATTACTGTGAACAAACTTGATATTTCCAGTGAGCCGCCAAAGACATTCACCTTCGATACAGTGTTTGGCCCAGAAAGTAAACAGCTGGATGTGTATAATTTAACAGCACGACCCATCGTTGACTCCGTATTAGAGGGTTATAATG GAACCATATTTGCATATGGTCAGACAGGCACGGGGAAAACATTTACCATGGAGGGTGTCAGGGCAGTGCCTGAACTCCGTGGCATCATTCCTAATTCATTTGCTCATATATTTGGCCACATTGCAAAAGCAGAAGGAGACACTAG GTTTCTAGTGAGAGTTTCATATTTGGAAATTTACAACGAAGAGGTGAGGGACCTGTTAGGAAAGGATCAGATGCAGAGGCTGGAG GTGAAGGAGAGACCTGATGTAGGAGTTTATATTAAGGATCTTTCTGGATATGTGGTAAACAATGCTGATGATATGGATAGGATTATGACCCTTGGACATAAAAACC GTTCTGTTGGTTCGACCAATATGAACGAACACAGTTCTCGCTCTCATGCCATTTTCACCATAACTATTGAATGCAGCGAGAAGGGTATAGATGGTGATCAACATGTGCGCATGGGCAAACTACACCTGGTTGACCTTGCG GGTTCTGAGAGGCAAGGAAAAACAGGTGCCACAGGTCAACGACTTAAAGAGGCCACAAAGATCAACCTGTCTCTGTCAACCCTGGGAAATGTTATTTCTGCACTAGTGGATGGAAAGAGCACCCATGTGCCCTACAGGAACTCAAAACTCACACGACTGTTACAGGACTCTCTGGGAGGAAACTCCAAAACCATGATG TGTGCAAACATCGGCCCAGCAGATTACAACTATGATGAGACCATTAGTACTCTTCGTTATGCCAACCGTGCTAAAAACATCAAGAATAAGGCCAGAATTAATGAGGACCCGAAGGATGCGTTATTGCGccagtttcagaaggaaattgaaGAGCTCAAGAAAAAGCTGGAAGAAG GTGAGGAGATCTCTGGTTCTGATGGCAGTGGATCGGATGACATGGATGAAGGTGAAGATGACGTGGGTGATGGAGGGGAGAGACGCCGGAAACGAAGGG GGAGGAAGAAGGTGTCCCCAGATAAGATGGTGGAGATGCAGGCGAAGATTGAGGAGGAGCGGAAGGCCCTGGAGGCCAAATTGGACATGGAGGAGGAAGAAAGGAATAAAGCACGTGCAGAActtgagaagagagagaaagacctTCTAAAAGCCCA ACAGGAACACCACTTATTACTTGAGAAGCTGTCCTCTCTGGAGAAGAGGGTCATTGTTGGTGGGGTTGATTTACTGGCAaaggctgaggagcaagagaagCTTCTGGATGAATCCAACAGTGAGCTGGAGGAGCGGAGGAAAAGGGCTGAGCAGCTCCGAAAGGAACTGGAAGAAAAGGAG CAAGAGCGGTTGGACATTGAGGAGAAATACACCAGTTTACAAGAAGAAGCTCAAGGCAAGACCAAGAAACTGAAGAAAGTGTGGACCATGTTGATGGCAGCAAAATCTGAG ATGGCTGATCTGCAGCAAGAGCATCACAGGGAGATTGAAGGTCTCCTGGAAAACATCCGGCAGCTGAGCAGAGAGCTCCGTCTGCAGATGCTCATTATTGACAATTTTATTCCTCAGGAATATCAG GAGATGATTGAGAACTATGTGCACTGGAATGAGGACATTGGAGAGTGGCAACTG AAATGTGTGGCCTACACGGGCAACAACATGAGAAAACAGACGCCCGTGTCAGACAACAAAGAGAAAGAT CCGTTTGAAGTGGACCTTTCCCATGTTTACCTGGCCTACActgaggagagcatgagacagtccttaatgaaactaGAAAGGCCTCGGACATCAAAGAGTGGGAAGTCCAGGCCTAAAACTGGACGTAG gAAACGGTCATCCAAACCAGAGGCTGTGATTGAATCTCTGCTGCAGTGA